In Companilactobacillus allii, one genomic interval encodes:
- a CDS encoding GHKL domain-containing protein yields MIYVNTGAFVLGLTLSWLITFGIFFLIYNDKLQLNPIKSVLIAILFVITAITDYLVDDWSYLIFVIGLYLIFNWQRKRNYFLLSSAITTAITIYIVDILMSAILIPFVSSTNIQGFAFTAISSGLELVLSAIVVLLYRKLHISRFINTNNSPIPVLLLSYFFIVLSIFMNFIHRFAIYRKFLIGILFFVVLQLIVLLLIFLLETKRQKTIYQQQLSQEQLKNLKTYTDQLEIDQLNLRKFKHDYENMLLSLRTIADSKQNDEWNASLDKFENYSNNYFNNVSMKLYKDLNNIQNPYLKSLFISKLNKINQENIECTFECHYIIDDSPINVFDLVRLLGIAIDNAIDEVKKQDNGNIQLAIINETKQVTFIIDNTVSEAENIDSINQVGYSTKKDHSGFGLSNIQEIKKRYPNLLIQNSERDNVFHLQYVILKGDIQ; encoded by the coding sequence ATGATCTACGTTAACACTGGAGCATTTGTATTGGGATTGACTCTGTCTTGGTTAATAACATTTGGAATTTTCTTTTTGATATATAACGACAAATTACAACTTAATCCAATTAAGTCTGTCTTAATAGCCATTTTATTTGTGATCACTGCGATCACTGATTATTTGGTCGATGACTGGAGTTATTTGATTTTTGTGATTGGCTTGTATCTCATATTCAACTGGCAAAGAAAGCGTAATTACTTCTTATTGAGTAGTGCAATCACGACAGCGATAACTATATATATAGTAGACATTTTAATGTCTGCTATTTTGATACCGTTTGTTTCATCCACAAATATTCAAGGATTCGCCTTCACTGCCATTAGCAGCGGTCTTGAACTAGTTCTTTCAGCTATTGTGGTACTACTATATCGTAAATTACATATCAGTCGCTTCATAAATACCAATAACTCCCCTATACCAGTATTATTACTGAGTTACTTCTTCATCGTCTTATCGATTTTCATGAACTTCATCCATAGATTTGCTATCTACCGCAAGTTTTTGATCGGTATTTTATTCTTCGTTGTACTCCAATTAATTGTGCTTCTTTTGATTTTCTTACTAGAAACCAAACGACAAAAGACAATCTATCAACAACAATTATCCCAAGAACAATTAAAGAATCTCAAGACATATACAGATCAATTAGAAATTGACCAGCTAAATCTGCGAAAGTTCAAACATGATTATGAGAATATGCTACTAAGTCTAAGAACTATTGCTGACTCAAAGCAAAATGATGAATGGAATGCTTCACTTGATAAGTTCGAAAACTACTCCAATAACTATTTCAATAATGTCTCAATGAAGCTATACAAAGACTTGAATAATATTCAAAACCCTTATTTGAAGAGTCTTTTCATCAGCAAGTTGAATAAGATCAATCAAGAAAACATAGAATGTACTTTTGAATGCCATTATATTATTGATGATTCCCCTATCAATGTCTTTGACCTAGTTCGATTGTTGGGTATTGCCATCGACAATGCAATCGATGAAGTTAAGAAGCAAGATAATGGAAATATTCAACTAGCCATTATCAATGAGACTAAACAGGTAACTTTTATAATCGACAACACTGTCTCTGAAGCTGAAAATATTGATTCGATCAATCAGGTAGGCTATTCAACCAAAAAGGATCATTCTGGATTCGGATTATCAAATATCCAAGAAATCAAGAAACGCTACCCTAACTTACTGATTCAAAATAGTGAACGTGACAACGTATTTCATTTGCAATATGTGATTTTGAAAGGAGATATACAATGA